One Phyllostomus discolor isolate MPI-MPIP mPhyDis1 chromosome 10, mPhyDis1.pri.v3, whole genome shotgun sequence genomic window carries:
- the LOC118497223 gene encoding zinc finger and SCAN domain-containing protein 2-like produces MTELASSGGGSPTGDGEEGLGDERGLVIHHPAEEQSHRCPLCGQTFSQQPSLVRHQKAHAGAGRAASFVCPECGKAFSVKHNLEVHQRTHTGERPFPCPECGRCFSLKQNLLTHQRIHSGEKPHQCAQCGRCFREPRFLLNHQRTHARMPAPHPRRPGVFGERRPYFCARCGKSFAREGSLKTHQRSHGHGPEGPAAAAAAAHLGRVL; encoded by the coding sequence ATGACCGAGCTGGCGTCCTCCGGGGGCGGGTCCCCTACGGGGGACGGGGAAGAAGGTCTGGGGGACGAGCGAGGCCTGGTCATCCACCACCCCGCGGAGGAGCAGTCCCACCGCTGCCCGCTGTGTGGCCAGACCTTCTCGCAGCAGCCCAGCCTGGTGCGGCACCAGAAGGCGCACGCAGGGGCGGGCCGCGCGGCCTCCTTCGTGTGCCCCGAGTGCGGCAAGGCCTTCAGCGTCAAGCACAACCTCGAGGTGCATCAGCGCACCCACACGGGCGAgcgccccttcccctgccccgaGTGCGGGCGCTGCTTCAGCCTCAAGCAGAACCTGCTCACGCACCAGCGCATCCACAGCGGCGAGAAGCCGCACCAGTGCGCGCAGTGTGGCCGCTGCTTCCGCGAGCCGCGCTTCCTGCTCAACCACCAGCGCACCCACGCGCGTATGCCGGCCCCGCACCCGCGCCGCCCCGGCGTCTTCGGGGAGCGGCGGCCCTACTTCTGCGCCCGCTGCGGCAAGAGCTTCGCGCGCGAGGGCTCCCTCAAGACCCACCAGCGAAGCCACGGCCACGGGCCCGAGGGcccggcggcagcggcggcggcggcccatTTAGGCCGCGTGCTATGA